A part of Rhinatrema bivittatum chromosome 16, aRhiBiv1.1, whole genome shotgun sequence genomic DNA contains:
- the COPS6 gene encoding COP9 signalosome complex subunit 6 produces MAAAAAASAAAANGGGGGMEVDAAVLPSVMASGVTGSVSVALHPLVILNISDHWIRMRSQEGRPVQVIGALIGKQEGRNIEVMNSFELLSHTVEEKIVINKEYYYTKEEQFKQVFKDMEFLGWYTTGGPPDLSDIHVHKQVCEIIESPLFLKLNPMTKHTDLPVSVFESVIDIISGEATMLFAELTYTLATEEAERIGVDHVARMTATGSGENSTVAEHLIAQHSAIKMLHSRVKLILEYVRASEEGKVPFNHEILREAYALCHCLPVLSTDKFKTDFYDQCNDVGLMAYLGTITKTCNTMNHFVNKFNILYDRQGVGRRMRGLFF; encoded by the exons TGCTTCCTAGTGTCATGGCTTCAGGGGTCACAGGAAGTGTGTCTGTGGCGCTGCATCCTTTGGTCATTCTGAATATTTCAGATCATTGGATTCGCATGCGCTCCCAGGAGGGGCGTCCAGTTCAAG TAATTGGGGCACTAATTGGAAAGCAGGAGGGCCGGAATATTGAAGTAATGAATTCCTTTGAGCTGCTGTCGCACACAGTGGAGGAGAAGATTGTCATTAACAAGGAGTATTATTacacaaaggaagagcagt ttaaGCAAGTCTTCAAGGACATGGAATTCTTGGGATGGTACACCACAGGCGGTCCCCCTGATCTGTCTGACATCCACGTGCACAAGCAG GTCTGTGAGATCATCGAGAGCCCCCTCTTCCTGAAGTTGAACCCCATGACCAAGCACACAGAT CTCCCAGTCAGTGTCTTCGAGTCCGTTATTGATATCATCAGTGGAGAG GCCACCATGCTGTTTGCAGAGCTGACTTACACGTTGGCCACAGAAGAGGCCGAGAGGATTGGTGTGGATCACGTGGCACGGATGACGGCAACAGGCAGTGGCGAGAACTCCACGG TGGCTGAACACCTCATCGCTCAACACAGTGCCATCAAGATGCTTCACAGTCGTGTCAAACTCATCCTGGAGTATGTGAGAGCCTCCGAAGAAG GTAAGGTACCGTTTAACCACGAGATCCTGCGGGAAGCATATGCCCTTTGCCATTGTCTACCTGTGTTGAGCACTGACAAATTCAAAACAGACTTCTATGAT CAATGTAATGACGTAGGACTTATGGCTTACCTCGGGACTATCACCAAAACCTGCAACACTATGAACCACTTTGTGAACAAGTTTAACATCCTGTATGACCGGCAGGGAGTGGGCCGGCGAATGCGTGGACTCTTCTTCTGA